A window of the Brassica napus cultivar Da-Ae chromosome A2, Da-Ae, whole genome shotgun sequence genome harbors these coding sequences:
- the LOC106406890 gene encoding lamin-like protein: MARFTVLIAAAVLAFLVAAPVPEVTAKKYLVGDKKFWNPDINYDTWVQGKHFYLGDWLYFVYYRDQHNILEVNKTDYERCISDHPIRNYTRGAGRDIVPLNVTKQYYLLDGRGGCFKGMKLTVTVEKLPPPPKSAPVKH; this comes from the exons atGGCGAGATTCACGGTGTTGATTGCGGCAGCAGTACTTGCTTTTCTAGTGGCAGCGCCGGTGCCGGAAGTGACGGCGAAGAAGTATTTAGTTGGCGACAAAAAGTTTTGGAATCCAGACATCAACTATGACACCTGGGTTCAGGGAAAGCATTTCTACCTTGGAGATTGGCTCT ATTTCGTGTACTACAGAGACCAACACAACATTCTTGAAGTAAACAAGACCGACTACGAAAGATGCATCTCCGACCATCCTATCCGAAACTATACACGTGGAGCTGGGAGAGACATTGTCCCTCTCAATGTCACCAAACAGTACTATCTACTTGACGGAAGGGGTGGTTGTTTTAAAGGCATGAAGCTCACTGTTACAGTCGAGAAGCTTCCCCCTCCACCCAAATCTGCCCCTGTCAAGCATTAG